A single Osmerus mordax isolate fOsmMor3 chromosome 7, fOsmMor3.pri, whole genome shotgun sequence DNA region contains:
- the ssuh2rs1 gene encoding protein SSUH2 homolog isoform X1 — MAGTASVSGYGACGISNPGYLPATDGPPELFAPPTMPSPSAPPASMFDSVPGYEGTVSGGGGGFLPPPMPSFPVPRPEPVPSQPDWNIPSITEDQAREALTMFVSSKCCYNSAPVKDGVITNMEAFNTYRYRLETYTESRSTEWSHQPYNGQPIDAYSQPSPGPWEIAAKTPSFFRDEKQVIKVPYTSSVKNCHACVGMGRTPCTDCAGAGSKVCWVCNGSGQRHGEDTCHHCSGRGRVNCNFCHGKGSKECKSCHGRRQLLVFINLNVKWTNNTEDYVVEQSSGLHVANLSGVSGKELFRDTQYMVYPVMGFPDHGVVNAAERLVKDHQVRYSQTSRILQQRQIIELIPITKVTYNWKGNSHMYVVYGNELKVSADNYPATCCCTVM; from the exons ATGGCGGGCACAGCATCTGTAAG TGGTTATGGGGCTTGCGGAATCAGTAATCCTGGATATTTACCAGCAACGGATGGGCCACCAG AATTGTTTGCTCCACCGACCATGCCAAGCCCCAGTGCTCCCCCAGCCAGTATGTTTGACAGTGTGCCTGGTTATGAAGGAACAGTGTCCGGGGGTGGAG GTGGGTTCCTGCCTCCCCCAATGCCCTCCTTCCCAGTTCCTCGGCCTGAGCCCGTACCCTCTCAGCCAGACTGGAA tattccttctaTCACTGAAGACCAAGCCAGGGAAGCTCTTACCATGTTTGTATCCAGTAAGTGCTGCTACAATTCAGCACCAGTCAAGGATGGTGTGATCACCAACATGGAGGCATTCAACACATATAGG TATCGTCTGGAAACCTATACTGAGTCTAGATCGACAGAGTGGAGTCATCAGCCATACAATG gACAACCAATTGATGCCTACTCCCAACCATCCCCTGGGCCTTGGGAAATTGCTGCGAAAACCCCCAGCTTCTTTCGTGATGAGAAGCAGGTGATCAAGGTTCCTTACACCTCATCTGTGAAG AACTGTCATGCCTGCGTTGGAATGGGACGAACTCCATGCACAGACTGTGCAGGTGCTGGAAGT AAAGTCTGCTGGGTGTGCAATGGCTCTGGCCAGCGCCACGGAGAGGACACATGCCACCATTGCAGTGGGAGGGGAAGGGTGAA TTGTAACTTTTGTCATGGGAAAGGGTCAAAGGAATGTAAAAGCTGTCATGGCCGAAGACAGCTTTTGGTGTTCATCAACCTAAATGTGAAATG GACCAATAACACTGAAGACTATGTGGTGGAGCAGTCAAGTGGATTGCATGTGGCCAACCTGAGCGGTGTGTCTGGAAAGGAACTATTCAGGGACACTCAGTATATG GTGTACCCAGTAATGGGATTCCCAGACCATGGAGTGGTAAATGCTGCAGAGCGCCTAGTCAAGGATCATCAGGTCAGATACTCCCAGACGTCACGGATTTTACAACAG CGCCAGATCATTGAGTTGATTCCTATCACGAAGGTGACCTACAACTGGAAGGGAAACTCGCACATGTATGTTGTTTATGGGAATGAGTTGAAAGTTAGTGCTGATAACTATCCAGCTACCTGTTGCTGCACTGTAATGTAA
- the ssuh2rs1 gene encoding protein SSUH2 homolog isoform X2, protein MEGQELFAPPTMPSPSAPPASMFDSVPGYEGTVSGGGGGFLPPPMPSFPVPRPEPVPSQPDWNIPSITEDQAREALTMFVSSKCCYNSAPVKDGVITNMEAFNTYRYRLETYTESRSTEWSHQPYNGQPIDAYSQPSPGPWEIAAKTPSFFRDEKQVIKVPYTSSVKNCHACVGMGRTPCTDCAGAGSKVCWVCNGSGQRHGEDTCHHCSGRGRVNCNFCHGKGSKECKSCHGRRQLLVFINLNVKWTNNTEDYVVEQSSGLHVANLSGVSGKELFRDTQYMVYPVMGFPDHGVVNAAERLVKDHQVRYSQTSRILQQRQIIELIPITKVTYNWKGNSHMYVVYGNELKVSADNYPATCCCTVM, encoded by the exons ATGGAGGGACAAG AATTGTTTGCTCCACCGACCATGCCAAGCCCCAGTGCTCCCCCAGCCAGTATGTTTGACAGTGTGCCTGGTTATGAAGGAACAGTGTCCGGGGGTGGAG GTGGGTTCCTGCCTCCCCCAATGCCCTCCTTCCCAGTTCCTCGGCCTGAGCCCGTACCCTCTCAGCCAGACTGGAA tattccttctaTCACTGAAGACCAAGCCAGGGAAGCTCTTACCATGTTTGTATCCAGTAAGTGCTGCTACAATTCAGCACCAGTCAAGGATGGTGTGATCACCAACATGGAGGCATTCAACACATATAGG TATCGTCTGGAAACCTATACTGAGTCTAGATCGACAGAGTGGAGTCATCAGCCATACAATG gACAACCAATTGATGCCTACTCCCAACCATCCCCTGGGCCTTGGGAAATTGCTGCGAAAACCCCCAGCTTCTTTCGTGATGAGAAGCAGGTGATCAAGGTTCCTTACACCTCATCTGTGAAG AACTGTCATGCCTGCGTTGGAATGGGACGAACTCCATGCACAGACTGTGCAGGTGCTGGAAGT AAAGTCTGCTGGGTGTGCAATGGCTCTGGCCAGCGCCACGGAGAGGACACATGCCACCATTGCAGTGGGAGGGGAAGGGTGAA TTGTAACTTTTGTCATGGGAAAGGGTCAAAGGAATGTAAAAGCTGTCATGGCCGAAGACAGCTTTTGGTGTTCATCAACCTAAATGTGAAATG GACCAATAACACTGAAGACTATGTGGTGGAGCAGTCAAGTGGATTGCATGTGGCCAACCTGAGCGGTGTGTCTGGAAAGGAACTATTCAGGGACACTCAGTATATG GTGTACCCAGTAATGGGATTCCCAGACCATGGAGTGGTAAATGCTGCAGAGCGCCTAGTCAAGGATCATCAGGTCAGATACTCCCAGACGTCACGGATTTTACAACAG CGCCAGATCATTGAGTTGATTCCTATCACGAAGGTGACCTACAACTGGAAGGGAAACTCGCACATGTATGTTGTTTATGGGAATGAGTTGAAAGTTAGTGCTGATAACTATCCAGCTACCTGTTGCTGCACTGTAATGTAA
- the ssuh2rs1 gene encoding protein SSUH2 homolog isoform X4, translating into MGLAESVILDIYQQRMGHQNCLLHRPCQAPVLPQPVCLTVCLVMKEQCPGVEVGSCLPQCPPSQFLGLSPYPLSQTGRQPIDAYSQPSPGPWEIAAKTPSFFRDEKQVIKVPYTSSVKNCHACVGMGRTPCTDCAGAGSKVCWVCNGSGQRHGEDTCHHCSGRGRVNCNFCHGKGSKECKSCHGRRQLLVFINLNVKWTNNTEDYVVEQSSGLHVANLSGVSGKELFRDTQYMVYPVMGFPDHGVVNAAERLVKDHQVRYSQTSRILQQRQIIELIPITKVTYNWKGNSHMYVVYGNELKVSADNYPATCCCTVM; encoded by the exons ATGGGGCTTGCGGAATCAGTAATCCTGGATATTTACCAGCAACGGATGGGCCACCAG AATTGTTTGCTCCACCGACCATGCCAAGCCCCAGTGCTCCCCCAGCCAGTATGTTTGACAGTGTGCCTGGTTATGAAGGAACAGTGTCCGGGGGTGGAG GTGGGTTCCTGCCTCCCCCAATGCCCTCCTTCCCAGTTCCTCGGCCTGAGCCCGTACCCTCTCAGCCAGACTGGAA gACAACCAATTGATGCCTACTCCCAACCATCCCCTGGGCCTTGGGAAATTGCTGCGAAAACCCCCAGCTTCTTTCGTGATGAGAAGCAGGTGATCAAGGTTCCTTACACCTCATCTGTGAAG AACTGTCATGCCTGCGTTGGAATGGGACGAACTCCATGCACAGACTGTGCAGGTGCTGGAAGT AAAGTCTGCTGGGTGTGCAATGGCTCTGGCCAGCGCCACGGAGAGGACACATGCCACCATTGCAGTGGGAGGGGAAGGGTGAA TTGTAACTTTTGTCATGGGAAAGGGTCAAAGGAATGTAAAAGCTGTCATGGCCGAAGACAGCTTTTGGTGTTCATCAACCTAAATGTGAAATG GACCAATAACACTGAAGACTATGTGGTGGAGCAGTCAAGTGGATTGCATGTGGCCAACCTGAGCGGTGTGTCTGGAAAGGAACTATTCAGGGACACTCAGTATATG GTGTACCCAGTAATGGGATTCCCAGACCATGGAGTGGTAAATGCTGCAGAGCGCCTAGTCAAGGATCATCAGGTCAGATACTCCCAGACGTCACGGATTTTACAACAG CGCCAGATCATTGAGTTGATTCCTATCACGAAGGTGACCTACAACTGGAAGGGAAACTCGCACATGTATGTTGTTTATGGGAATGAGTTGAAAGTTAGTGCTGATAACTATCCAGCTACCTGTTGCTGCACTGTAATGTAA
- the ssuh2rs1 gene encoding protein SSUH2 homolog isoform X3, whose product MGLAESVILDIYQQRMGHQNCLLHRPCQAPVLPQPVCLTVCLVMKEQCPGVEVGSCLPQCPPSQFLGLSPYPLSQTGIFLLSLKTKPGKLLPCLYPYRLETYTESRSTEWSHQPYNGQPIDAYSQPSPGPWEIAAKTPSFFRDEKQVIKVPYTSSVKNCHACVGMGRTPCTDCAGAGSKVCWVCNGSGQRHGEDTCHHCSGRGRVNCNFCHGKGSKECKSCHGRRQLLVFINLNVKWTNNTEDYVVEQSSGLHVANLSGVSGKELFRDTQYMVYPVMGFPDHGVVNAAERLVKDHQVRYSQTSRILQQRQIIELIPITKVTYNWKGNSHMYVVYGNELKVSADNYPATCCCTVM is encoded by the exons ATGGGGCTTGCGGAATCAGTAATCCTGGATATTTACCAGCAACGGATGGGCCACCAG AATTGTTTGCTCCACCGACCATGCCAAGCCCCAGTGCTCCCCCAGCCAGTATGTTTGACAGTGTGCCTGGTTATGAAGGAACAGTGTCCGGGGGTGGAG GTGGGTTCCTGCCTCCCCCAATGCCCTCCTTCCCAGTTCCTCGGCCTGAGCCCGTACCCTCTCAGCCAGACTGGAA tattccttctaTCACTGAAGACCAAGCCAGGGAAGCTCTTACCATGTTTGTATCCA TATCGTCTGGAAACCTATACTGAGTCTAGATCGACAGAGTGGAGTCATCAGCCATACAATG gACAACCAATTGATGCCTACTCCCAACCATCCCCTGGGCCTTGGGAAATTGCTGCGAAAACCCCCAGCTTCTTTCGTGATGAGAAGCAGGTGATCAAGGTTCCTTACACCTCATCTGTGAAG AACTGTCATGCCTGCGTTGGAATGGGACGAACTCCATGCACAGACTGTGCAGGTGCTGGAAGT AAAGTCTGCTGGGTGTGCAATGGCTCTGGCCAGCGCCACGGAGAGGACACATGCCACCATTGCAGTGGGAGGGGAAGGGTGAA TTGTAACTTTTGTCATGGGAAAGGGTCAAAGGAATGTAAAAGCTGTCATGGCCGAAGACAGCTTTTGGTGTTCATCAACCTAAATGTGAAATG GACCAATAACACTGAAGACTATGTGGTGGAGCAGTCAAGTGGATTGCATGTGGCCAACCTGAGCGGTGTGTCTGGAAAGGAACTATTCAGGGACACTCAGTATATG GTGTACCCAGTAATGGGATTCCCAGACCATGGAGTGGTAAATGCTGCAGAGCGCCTAGTCAAGGATCATCAGGTCAGATACTCCCAGACGTCACGGATTTTACAACAG CGCCAGATCATTGAGTTGATTCCTATCACGAAGGTGACCTACAACTGGAAGGGAAACTCGCACATGTATGTTGTTTATGGGAATGAGTTGAAAGTTAGTGCTGATAACTATCCAGCTACCTGTTGCTGCACTGTAATGTAA